From the Cyclopterus lumpus isolate fCycLum1 chromosome 25, fCycLum1.pri, whole genome shotgun sequence genome, one window contains:
- the pear1 gene encoding platelet endothelial aggregation receptor 1 has protein sequence MTALQSSAALLLLSSLMGLSYSLNPRDPNVCSLWESFTTSVKESYSHPYDHVTEEPCSDPRTSYRCMRHRITYKTAYRQAVKTDHRKRYQCCPGYYESRDKCVPRCTKECVHGRCVAPDRCQCEGGWRGDDCSSACDDQHWGPGCSQRSSCENGALCDPAKGTCQCPPGFIGRHCEEACPAGSFGTGCMQRCKCGTGGSCDRATGECSCRDGFTGTFCEKACPRKCQARCPCQNGGICKGKGICDCPPGWTGAVCTLRCSEGRFGQNCAEECVCHNRGRCDPEAGQCQCAKGFTGNRCNEECAAGTFGQDCKGVCDCANGARCYNIDGGCLCEPGFSGPHCRDRMCAPGKYGMHCERKCLCQDKQTLSCHPMKGECTCQPGWAGLFCNETCAHGFYGHGCLEPCLCVNGGVCNSATGQCRCAPGYTGVHCESLCKSGTYGKNCSLGCSCKNAVDCSPIDGTCFCKEGWRGPDCSAPCSEGTWGPGCNATCRCANGAKCNPADGSCTCTAGWQGARCDQPCTMGTFGPGCLKRCDCVHADGCQATGGECRCLPGWWGSRCSEPCSEGLWGRHCNHTCFKHCPNSDTCVKESGACVCRSGYWGVTCQNKCRAGMYGDQCSMSCPSCSQSYRCHHVTGECDCLPGHTGPNCDQVCPAGYFGKQCSQVCVRCANNSTCDPRDGHCECRPGWTATDCSIPCSPGRFGPFCTQTCSCPVSLMCDRHSGDCVCESEQVDCAQDSSVKSGSVMVPLPPGERESWGAIGGIVVLVMLVVLLLALLLLYRRRQKDKQNHTPSVSFSTSRTVNSEYAVPDVPHSYHHYYSNPSYHTLSQNRPPLPHLPNNHDRTIKNTNNQLFCSVKNMERERRGLFGVESNATLPADWKHHEPRKDSGAFGIDRSYSYSASLGKYYNKELKGAAAAASSSSLNSENPYATIKDMPGLPFGHPESSYMEMKCAVPRERAYTEISPPPFNMAALRRERQSSLGHAPYEDPQSHYDLPVNSHIPGHYDLPPVRRPPSPRRAPQ, from the exons ATGACGGCTCTGCAGAGCTCCGCCGCACTGCTGCTTCTGAGCTCCCTGATGGGCCTCAGCTACTCTCTGAACCCAAGAGACCCGAACGTGTGCAGCCTGTGGGAGAG CTTCACCACCTCAGTGAAGGAGTCGTACTCGCACCCCTACGACCACGTGACGGAGGAGCCCTGCTCCGACCCTCGGACCTCCTACAGATGCATGCGCCACAG GATCACCTACAAGACGGCCTACAGGCAGGCGGTGAAGACAGACCACCGTAAGAGATACCAGTGCTGCCCGGGCTACTACGAGAGCCGAGACAAGTGTGTCC CTCGCTGCACCAAGGAGTGCGTCCACGGCCGATGTGTCGCTCCAGACCGCTGCCAGTGTGAAGGAGGCTGGCGAGGCGACGACTGCTCCAGCG CCTGCGATGACCAACACTGGGGGCCGGGCTGCAGTCAGCGGAGCAGCTGTGAGAACGGAGCGCTCTGCGACCCCGCCAAGGGCACGTGCCAGTGTCCTCCGGGCTTCATCGGACGCCACTGCGAGGAGGCGTGTCCCGCCGGCTCCTTCGGGACGGGCTGCATGCAGAGGTGCAAGTGTGGGACCGGAGGGTCCTGTGACAGAGCAACCGGAGAGTGTTCGTGCCGGGACGGCTTCACTGGGACCTT CTGTGAGAAGGCGTGTCCCAGGAAGTGCCAGGCACGCTGCCCCTGCCAGAATGGAGGCATCTGCAAAGGCAAAGGGATCTGCGATTGCCCGCCTGGATGGACG GGCGCCGTGTGCACGCTGCGGTGCTCGGAGGGAAGGTTTGGACAAAACTGTGCTGAAGAGTGCGTCTGCCACAACAGGGGAAGATGTGACCCTGAAGCTGGACAGTGCCAGTGTGCTAAAGGTTTCACCggtaacag GTGTAATGAGGAGTGCGCCGCGGGCACCTTTGGTCAGGACTGcaaaggtgtgtgtgactgcgcTAACGGCGCGCGCTGCTACAACATCGACGGAGGCTGCCTGTGCGAGCCCGGCTTCAGCGGCCCGCACTGCAGGGACAGGATGTGTGCGCCGGGCAAATACGGCATGCACTGCGAACGCAAGTGCCTCTGCCAGGACAAGCAGACCCTCAG CTGCCACCCAATGAAAGGAGAGTGCACGTGCCAACCGGGGTGGGCAGGGCTGTTCTGTAACGAGACCTGCGCCCACGGTTTCTACGGTCACGGTTGCCTGGagccgtgtctgtgtgtgaacgGAGGGGTGTGCAACAGTGCCACGGGGCAATGCCGCTGTGCCCCCGGCTACACG GGGGTTCACTGTGAGAGTCTCTGTAAAAGTGGCACCTATGGAAAGAACTGCTCCCTGGGGTGCTCCTGTAAAAACGCAGTCGACTGCTCGCCGATTGACGGGACTTGTTTCTGCAAAGAGG GCTGGCGGGGGCCGGACTGCTCCGCCCCCTGCTCCGAGGGGACCTGGGGCCCGGGATGCAACGCCACCTGCCGCTGTGCCAACGGGGCCAAATGTAATCCTGCAGATGGATCCTGCACCTGCACAGCCGGCTGGCAGGGGGCGCGCTGTGACCAGCCGTGCACG ATGGGCACGTTCGGGCCAGGCTGCCTGAAGAGGTGTGATTGTGTTCACGCCGACGGCTGCCAGGCGACCGGCGGGGAGTGCCGCTGTCTGCCCGGCTGGTGGG GTTCTCGCTGCAGCGAGCCCTGCTCGGAGGGCCTGTGGGGGCGCCACTGTAACCACACCTGCTTCAAGCATTGCCCCAACAGCGACACGTGCGTGAAGGAAAGCGGAGCGTGTGTGTGCCGATCGGGCTACTGGGGAGTCACCTGTCAGAACA AATGCAGAGCGGGTATGTACGGGGACCAGTGCAGCATGTCGTGCCCGTCCTGTAGCCAGTCGTACCGCTGCCACCACGTGACGGGAGAGTGTGATTGCCTCCCCGGACACACCGGACCCAACTGTGATCAAG TTTGTCCAGCTGGCTACTTCGGCAAACAATGCAGTCAAGTGTGTGTCCGCTGTGCCAACAACTCCACATGCGACCCCCGGGACGGCCACTGTGAGTGTCGGCCTGGCTGGACGGCGACGGACTGCTCCATAC CCTGTAGTCCGGGGCGTTTCGGTCCGTTCTGCACTCAGACCTGCTCCTGTCCGGTCAGCCTCATGTGTGACCGGCATTctggagactgtgtgtgtgaaagtgaacAAGTGGACTGTGCACAAG ACTCGTCTGTGAAGTCAGGCAGCGTCATGGTCCCCCTTCCTCCTGGGGAGCGGGAGTCGTGGGGCGCCATCGGCGGCATCGTGGTGCTCGTCATGCTGGTGGTCCTCCtgctggctctgctgctgctctaccGCCGCAGGCAGAAGGACAAGCAGAACCACACGCCGAGCGTGTCCTTCTCCACCAGCCGCACAGTCAACTCTGAGTACGCCGTTCCAG ATGTTCCTCACAgttaccaccactactactccAACCCCAGCTACCACACACTGAGCCAGAACCGGCCTCCGCTGCCACACCTCCCCAACAACCACGACCGCACCATCAAG AACACCAACAACCAGCTGTTCTGCAGCGTGAAAAACATGGAGCGGGAGAGGCGGGGCCTGTTTGGGGTCGAGAGCAACGCCACGCTACCTGCAGACTGGAAGCACCACGAGCCTCGAAAAGACTCAG GAGCTTTTGGAATTGATCGGAGCTACAGCTACAGTGCCAGTCTGGGGAAATATTACAACAAAG AGCTGAAgggcgcggcggcggcggcgagcaGCAGCTCTCTGAACAGCGAGAATCCGTACGCGACCATCAAAGACATGCCGGGTTTGCCCTTCGGCCACCCGGAGAGCAGCTACATGGAGATGAAGTGCGCCGTGCCCAGAGAGCGAGCCTACACCGAGATCAGCCCGCCGCCCTTCAACATGGCCGCCTTACGCAGGG AGCGTCAGAGTTCCCTCGGCCACGCTCCATACGAGGACCCCCAGAGCCACTACGACCTCCCCGTGAACAGCCACATCCCGGGACACTACGACCTGCCGCCCGTccgccgccccccctcccccaggagAGCCCCTCAGTGA